CTGACGGAATTAAGTGGTAAATTCGGGGGGCTTACTCCGGCGCACGAAAAACAGCTTGGCGACATGAGCGCGAAAATTATCGAGCATTTCCTCCCGCTGTTTGTCGGCACATACAGCGCCGCCCCATACCGCCTGGATTTTGAGGATTTTCATCCTGAGAAAGTGCTCGGATATTTGCCCCATCAGCTTGATTTCACCCATCTCCGGATGATCTGGAGGCGCTGGAAGAAGAAGGCGAAGAATAATTTTTTCGGCCATCATCTTACTCCGTTTGGCCCCAATGCCTTTGATCGGTTCATCGGCCGCTCATTTGGCCTGAAAGGTGATTATGTTCCTGATTTCAGGTTGGTCGACTACCCGGTGTCGTTGCTCTCTACCGAAGCAAACAGCTCCCAGAACGGCAGGCTGGGGAACGAGCAGTTATTGAAAAACGACCTCGACTCCCTCGGGGTTTTTGATAAGAGGATGTCTCTGTATCAGTTGGTAAAGCTGCGTGAATTCGCGGTGATGGGCTTCTCCGGTTATGAAGCCAGGTATTACTCCCTGTTTTATGATTTTACCGATTTGAGTGAAGCGGTAAATCTGCAAACTCTCCTCGGCGCTTTATCCTATAAATATATGGTTTCGGACAATTGGCGTCCTGGGGATATTCCTTCCACCCCGGAGATCGAAAGTGAAAGACGTCAGATCATTTTCGGCACCGCACTCGGCATTCCGACGTTCTTTGTTCATAAGGATACCGGGAACCTTTTTCTGAAAAGGATCTTGGCGAAGGTGAAATTGACTCGCTCGAGCAGACGATATCCGGGCTATCTCCGAGTTCATAATGCTGAATATCGTCTGGCCCTGGTCGAGCTGATTCTTGAAGACGCAAAGGAACTTATCGAGATCATGGGTCTGGAGCAGACACTAGTTGATCTCAAAACCCGTTTGAAAAATAGCGAGTATACGGCCCTTGGCAAGATCGAGCACGGCATCATGGGGTCATTCAAGAAAAGGACAAAACCCCTTGATCTTACCGCCCATGAATTTAACCGCGAAGCTGAGAGGTATTATCGAGAGGATCTCAGAGTCCGGCATCTTATTGAAAGTTGGGGCTATTTCGCAGAGGACCTGAGGGCAATTGTGGAGGGCAGAATTCCCGTGGGTCTTGAACAGCGGGACGAGATAGATCGATTCTGCGGTGGTAGAACGCTTGACGAGGCATTAGAGCTCAGGAAGAAGCAGGTGGCTTCCGGGATGGTTGATGAAGATATCGCCCTTAACCTTGTCAGGTTAATGCTTCTTGCCGAGAGATTTCATGCAAAGGCAGATCAATAAATGTTGAGCGCAGGAGATATCTGATGCATCAGTATGTTGACCGGATGAGCAACTCCGTGATCACCGAAGAGCTGTTTGCCGATAAAATCGTGACCTTTCTCTATTCAACGACGCGTGAATTTGCCCCGAAACTTTTCGATCTGCTCACCGGGGCACGGGTTTCAAGTTTGCTCGGTTTCTGTAATTTTGACCTGTTGCTTTCGTCCAGCCTGCTCGGGAACAAGCGCTTTCTTTCACGCTGCGGCGTTGATCTTTCGGAATGTCTGGATCCGCCGGGGTATTTCGATACGCCAAGAAAAATATTTGAACGCAAGATCAGATACTGGGAATGTCGTCCGATGAGCGATGAGTGTGATACGGTTGTTTCTCCGGCGGATTCACGGGTGCTGGTCGGTTCCCTCTCGGACAACTCTGCGTTGTTTCTGAAAGGGAAGTTCTTCGATTACGAAGAGCTTCTCGGCGTTGAAAAAGATACCTGGCAGAGAGCCTACAAAGGGGGCGAATATGCAATTTTCCGCCTGACGCCTGACAAGTACCACTATAATCACGCTCCCGTTTCAGGGGTCGTAGAGGATGTGTATGAAATATCCGGCAGATATCATTCATGCAATCCCGCCGCAGTAGTTGAAATGATCACCCCATACTCAAAGAATAAAAGGGTTGTGACCATTATTCAGACAGATGTGCCGGGTGGGAGCCAGGTCGGTCTGGTGGCGATGATTGAAGTGGTTGCGATGATGATCGGCGAGGTTTCACAATGTTATGCAGATTCCGAGTACACGAACCCGACCGAGGTTGTTCCGGGACTGTTTGTCAGAAGGGGGCAGCCGAAAAGCCTCTACAGGCCGGGGAGCAGCACCGACGTCTTGTTATTCCAGAAGGACAGGGTCGATTTTGCGGAAGATATCGTAATGAAAATGAAACGCAATGATGTGCAAAGCATTTTCACATCAAGCTTTGGCGCCTCATTGGCTGAAACCGATGTTGCAGTAAGGTCTCTCATCGGGACAAGAAAAGTCTTTCCGGAGGGAATGCATGAGTAATGTCGCTTTCTGTTTGATCATCTCAACGATGTTCACACCAATCCTGTTTCTGGCCTATAAACATCTCCCCCGGGAAAAGTGGCAATTTATCGCTTCGATCCCCTCGGGCAATGCAAAAGAGAGCCGCTTGTCGGGCAGAAATGTGACCTATTACGGCCTCTTTCTCGCCACCGGGAGCATTCTTGGGGTTTCGGTGTTTTTCTTTCTGTTGGCCTCCATCGGTCAGCCGGTCGGTTTTCTCCTGGTGATGATTTCCCTGCTGATGGCAAGTTCTCTTTTTGGCGCCAAGGTCATTGCCAGACTCGTGGAAAACAAGAAGAACACCTTTACCGTTGCGGGTGGCGCATCGGTTGGGCTTTATCTGATGCCTCTCGTCATTGTTGTGTATAATCATTTTGCCACCGCTATGGCTGGGCGAGAGATGATTCCACTCATGCCGGTCATGGCTGCACTGGCGGTTGCATATATCATCGGCGAAAGTATTGGCCGACTCGCCTGTATCAGTTTCGGCTGCTGTTACGGGAAGCCGATTTCCCAGCTTGGACCGTTGGCGAGGAAAATATTCAGCCATTTCAATACCTCATTCGATGGACGAACCCGGAAAATCGTCTATGCTTCGGGGCTTGGCGGGGTCAAGGTTGTGCCGATTCAGGCCATGACCTCGTTTCTCTATTTCAAGTGCGGTATTGTGGGCCTCTATTTCTTCCTGGAGGGTGATTTCAATACGGCATTCGGTCTGACCGCAATCTTTGCCATGGGCTGGAGGGTTTTTTCCGAGTCCTTACGGGCGGATTTTCGGGGCAGTGGAAGACTGACAACCTACCAGTGGATGGGCCTGGTCAATATCGCCTGGTGCGTTCTGGTCATCATCGCCGCGCCGGAAACAGTCGGGGTGTTCAGCGACATTGCAGCAGGCGCCAGGGCATTATGGACCCCGGAGGTCATTGTGACGTTTCAGCTCCTTTGGGGCTGCTTTTTCCTCTATACCGGACTGAGCCGGGTCACCGGGGCCAAAATGTTTTTCTATGTTCGTAAAGAGAATATCTGACATCGGGCGCCTGGACCAGGTGGCAGATGGAAAAACACCTCTTTGCACCCTTCGGGCATAAGTCTCGATGTCTCGTAAACTCGCTAATCGGTACGAGCAGACAAGCTGCTCAACTCAGCTTTAGTCAAGCCAGCCCCCGGACTTAAAACAATATCGCACCCATAACCACTCTCCATTCATAACTGACCATGCACCTTGAACTGAAGGTTCCGAGTTCCTACCGAACCGGCTCATTAACGCATTTGACAGCCCGTTCAATAAACCACTTCTCGTGGTTGCCAAAGAGGTCAGCGACTCAACCACAATATACGCTATTGAATGATCCGGTGAAAATTAGAAGCGGTAAGAACTCAAACTGTGAAAATAAAGGCGGGTCAGATTTACTGACCCGCCTTTATTTTCATTCCTGCCTCGGATTAATGATTCTCTAATGTCTGTCAAGAAATGATGATTTTGTCCAAGAAAGAGAAGTAAGGATGTTGGAAAAGCACCCATAACAACCGGGCATCAACTTCGCCATAACGATCTTTTGATATACGCGAAACAGGGGTGGCATGCAGCCACCCCTGTTTCATGATTTTCCGTGTTGTCAATATGATATTTCCGGTGACTGGTTAGTCTGTCATTGATCCGACCATAACGTCATACAGATCGGTGTTGTCAAGGGCCTTGCCAAGCTTGTTGCTGCCCGGTCCTTCACTCCAGATCACCACATCGGTAGCGGTATGCTCTCCGGAAATAAACGCGCCGTCAACGATTTCTCCGGGGTTGCTCAAGGTTCCGTAAGGGCCGTTAATGGCATAACCGGCGGTGTCATGGTCCGGGGCCACAATCAAAAGGGTCTTTTTGGCATTCTTACCTTTTTTCAGCCACTTATTTACCGATTCGACAGCTGCGTCAAAACCAAGGGTTTCGGCAACCATTCCTTCGGCGCTGTTGGCATGGTCCTCCCAGTCGATCTGCGAACCTTCGATCATCAGGAAGAAACCGTCTTTGTCCTTATCAAGGATGTTCAGGGCGACCTCGGTCATCTCGGCCAGGGTAGGCTCTTGATCGGGATAGCTGACTGCCGGGTCGATCCGGAACATTTCCACGGTTTTTCCCTCGTTGAACCCTTTAAACATTCCCAGCACCTTGAGGTTGCCGTCCTTAACCGCCTCACGCATGGTGCTTTCAGTTTCAACAAAGGTATAACCGTTATTGATGGCCGAGGTTATGATACCTTCTTGTCCCATGCCTGTACCGGGAAGGCCGGCGCCCCAGGTACATCTTCCGGGTTTGGTGTTTGTGGCGTAGACTCCGCCGCCGAGAACCACATCAACGCCGGTTTCTTCAATATACTGACGGGCGATTTCCTCACCGCAATACCTGTTGCCGGCATGGGCGCCAAAGGCCGCCGGGGTCGCATGTGAAATCTGCGAGGTGGCGACAAGGCCGGTTGCTTTGCCCAATTTTTTGGCAATTTCAAGGACGGTTTTCGGGGCAGTGGAACAATCGCCGGTTTCCGTCCGGGTGCAGGAAATTTCTCCATTGTTGGCTTTCCGACCGATCGCCCAAGCTGTTGCCGCCGCCGCAGAGTCGGTAACCGTACTGTTGGCTGCGTGGGTTGCCTGATGACCGATTACCCCGAGACTTTCCAGGGCCAAACGCTCACCATTGGGGCCGTTTTTGAAAATTCTCGCCGCAGTGACATTTGAAATCCCCATGCCGTCCGGCACCATTATAATGATGTTTTTTGCCTTTCCATCATCATGCCGGTGGTCGTCCGCCAGGCAGGATCCTGCTCCAAGTGTCATAGTCGCCGCCATTACCATTGCCAAGCTTGCGTGAAACATTTTCTTCATTTTCAACTCTCCTCATTGTTAATGGAACGGTTGATTTCCCACCGCACTGTTCTAAAAATGATTTTCTGCCGGCCGCCCAGCCAAGTCGTCAGACAATTTTATTGTATTTTTTTATATCTTGTGGGGCCGGACAGAAAATCAATTCTGTTGTCCTGTGCAATGGTTTTGCCTGTATGCGAGCAGACTACCGGAAGAATGTTAGGGTGAAATTATCCCTTGAATAAAAAGTCGATTAATCAAGATTAATGAAATGTTAGCAGCAGATTTGGTGTAAACCGGAACATGGTTTGCCCATAAGTGAAACGCTTTCGCCGTGGCTCGTACTTGTTACTCAAGAAGACCAGCTACCGGCCCATGTCGCTCAGAGTTATAACGGTGCGGGAAGAGGAGAGCACCCCGTGCAGACCTTCATATTTGACGAAGACCCGGTCTCTTTTTCTGAACCAGTAATAGCAACTCCAGAACTTTTTCATCATCCCGTTCATTGAAACACGGATCTTGTGTGTTGCCTCGACCATACCGTCGATATCGATTTCTTCATCTGGTTCTTTCTCGGCGACAAGTTTGACGACCTGTAGGACATCAGGGCGAATAAACCAGAACTTGATCGTTTCCCGTTTGTCATCTTTTAACAACCGGCGCAACGAATAAGACAATGGTTGAAACCAGGGGGCATCGTCTATCTCGAAGGTCCGGTGAAATTTTTCGCCTGCAAAGACACCGTTTACAATTAATCTGTTGCCGTCACGATATGCGGTAATGACTTCCCCATTCTTATTCATCTCCCACTTGATCGTATTGCCGGAAAATTCACACTCATTGTAGTAGGAGACATCCGGTTCAATGGAGCGAATAACTGCTTTGTCAGTCTGTTCAAGGGACCAGAAAAAATAGAGCTGTTTGTCCTGTTGAGATTCTCGATAGCGATACTGTTCCGTTTCGCAGTGTGCGGGAGGGACGGCCATAACAGCAAGATTGATCAGAGTGATCAGGATAGCAAGGACGACTTTTTTCCTGTTCACGGCGAATTTCCGGGGAATGATGCGAACCTCATTCATAAATGCAAGAGGGGTTTGTGGAGGGAATTATTGTGAAAAAAATGAGCTGTTTTTTTACTGATTTGAGTTCAATTATCCGCCATTCTGTAGCCTATGCCGCGGACGGTCTCGATCTTTTTGCCGGTTTCCCCGAGTTTCTTGCGCAGGCTGAAGACCTGGACATCGATGGCCCGGGGGGTGACGATATATTCATAGCCTCTGACTGCATCGATAATCTGCTGGCGGGAAAAGGCCCAGCCGGGTCTTTTGGCGAGCATTTCCAGAATGCCGAACTCGGTGAGGGTGAGCTGGACCTGTTTTCCCCCCACGGTCACTTCGTGGCGGCCGGGATCAATCATCAGGTCGTGAATTTCGGTAATATCGCCCCGGTCCTGCAGATCGGTGTTTTTCTCTCTTACCTTGCGCCGCAGAACCGCCTTGATCCTGGAGATGAGCACTTCCGGGCTGAAAGGCTTCGGGATATAATCATCCGCGCCGAGGTTCAATCCGTCAACCACATCGGCATCCTCGCCCCTGGCAGTCACCATGATGACCGGCAGCTCACGGTGCTCTTCATTCAAGCGCAGCTGTCGGCAGATCTCTGAACCGTCGATTCCGGGGAGCATCAGATCGAGCAACACAAGGTCCGGTTTGACCGAGACGATCTTCGCCATCCCTTCCTCTCCGGAATCAGCACAGTCGACATTAAAACCGGCCTTGATCAGGTTGTAGCTTACCAGCTGCTGGATGTCTTCGTCGTCTTCTACAACAAGGATGCATTTTTTCTTCATTTCTTCAAACCTCGGGTGCTAAAGCCTGAAAGTGTTCACTTCGAATCGCTCATCGACCCTGTGTCGGATGATTCGGCCCTGTAACATGTATATGATATCTTCGCAGATATTGGTAGTGTGGTCTGCAATTCTCTCAAGACTTCTCGAGATACTCAACAGGGTAGCCAGATGCTGGTGACTTGAGGGATCTTCCTTGATGTTTTTCTCAAGACAGGAGCCAATAAGATTTTTTGCAATATCGACCTTGTCATCTTCCAGGATGACCGCGTATGCAAGTGCGACGTCGCGTTTGGCAAAAGCATCCAACGCCTGTTTTAGCATGCTCCTCGTTTCTTTGCACATTCCGTTCAGCTCCGAGAAAATCTCCTCCGGGATATCCGTTCTCAGCTTTCCAAAGTTGTTACTATTTACAAGATGGGTCACCTTGCCTGCAATCTTGACCGCCAGATCGCCGATCCGTTCCAGGTCGATATTGATCTTCAAAGCGGTGACGATGAACCGCAGATCCCTGGCCACTGGCTGATGGAGAGCCAGTAAGGACAGGCAGTCGTCTTCCACGCCGACTTCGATCTCGTCGATTTCCCGGTCAGTGAACCTGACCTGTTCGGCAAGTGACGGATCTTTTCTGAAAACAGAGTCCAGGGCATCGGCGAGGTTGTTCTCGACGGTAGTTCCCAGCAGGAGGATCTTCTGTTTCAGGCATTCAAGCTCTTTGGTGATATCTGTGGCCAACGGCGGTTCCTTTCAGTCAACAATTGATTTGCCGGCGGGATACATATGCTGTACCACAATGATAGTATTCGGTAGTTAGGTTTTCTTTATTTTAAAGTTAGGATTACGTTAATAATCCGTCTTCTGAATTGAGTAGCATCAGGCGCTAATTTTTTTTTCAACGCACAAGACATAACAAGAAAAAAACTATTGTTTAATCGGGAAAAAACATTCCTGCGCAAGAATATCTCTGTCTGATGGAACCATTTCATGTATCTCAACTTTCCTATTTGTCTTATGGTGTTGATTTGCTGTTATAAAATGGTTCAGAGTCATAGTGATATTCTATGATGAGAATTCAGAAGCCAGTTGACGGAAGCCAGAATTCAGAAGCCAGAATTCAGAAGCCAGAAGCCAGAAGCCGGAAGCCAGAAGCCAGAAGCCAGAAGCCGGAAGCCAGAAGCCAGTAGCCAGAAGCCAGTAGCCAGAAGCCAGAATTCAGAATTCAGAAGCCAGAATGACTGATTTTTTCACCCTTCGGGTATTCACTTCAGTACCCACTTGAGTGTAAGTCTCGATGTCTCGCAGACTCGCTTTCGCCCAGGGGCATAGGCTTCGTACGAGCAGGCAAGCTGCTCAACTCAGCTATTCACCCTTCGGGTATAAGTTTCGTAAGAGCAGGCCAGTTGCTCAACTTAAGCTTTATCGGGTGATTAGCCAAACTCGGAAAGTTGTGATGTATGAACAGGAGGCAAGGTCATGATTGCAAAGGAACTCTGCGAAATGGAAAAGAGTGTTCTTGAAATAGCGGCAAAATATATCTGCAATTCAAGGGACGGCCTCTGTCCGATGGTGGTCGAAGGATTTTCCTGCAAAAAACCATGCGCGGAAGACACCCTGCCCTGGTGCTGTTGGGTGGAGATGTTCAGAGAGCAGCTTCGGGAGAGAGAGAAGGGGAAAGCATCGTAACGACTGTCAGCCGAAACGCCCGGTTATATAATCTTCTGTCAGGCGATGCCTGGGGTTGGTGAAAATCCGCTTGGTTTCGCCGACCTCGATCAGGTCTCCCATGTGGAAGTAGGCAGTCCGCTGGGAAACCCTGGCTGCCTGCTGCATGGAATGGGTGACGATGGCTATGGTGTACTGCTGCTTCAGTTCGTCGATCAGCTCCTCAATCTTGGCGGTGGCAATCGGGTCGAGGGCGGAGCAGGGTTCATCCATCAGAATCACCTCCGGGCTGACCGCTATGGTTCTGGCAATGCAGAGGCGCTGCTGCTGGCCGCCGGAGAGGCTGGTGCCCGGTTGATCGAGGCTGTCTTTCACCTCTTCCCAGAGCCCTGCTTTTTTCAGCGACATTTCGACGATCTCGTCCAGCTCGACCTTGCTGCCGGCGAGACCATGAATTTTCGGGCCGTAGGCGATGTTGTCGTAGATGGATTTCGGGAAAGGGTTCGGTTTCTGGAAGACCATGCCGACCTGGGCCCGAAGCTGGACGACGTCGATGGCCTTGTCGTAGATATTCTGTTCGTCGAGAAAGATGTCGCCGGTCATCCGACAGGTTTCTATGGTGTCGTTCATCCGGTTCAGGCAGCGGAGAAAGGTTGACTTGCCGCAGCCGGAAGGACCGATCATCGCAATCACTTCGTTGCGGCCGATGTCGATGGTCACGTCATTGATTGCTTTTTTGTTACCATAATACACATCAACATTGCTGCATTTCATCCGTGGGGATTCGACGTTGACTTTGCCGACTGTTCCACGATGGTCACGATCAAATTTTTCGTATGTTGACATTGGCATTGGCTTGTTGCCTTTAGGTAAGGTTTGCGGCTGGTCGCCGGGATGAAATGCTTGCCGCCGCAGAGTATATAAATTTTCCATGCCACTATAACCCAAAAAAAAAATTATCCAAGTCTCTCGGTGAGAGCTTGGTGTGTTAAAAATCAGTAAATCTTTTCAGGATGTCAGCTTCAATTACGCAGTGCCGGGTATGAAAAAAGAACTAACCGGGAGGACCGGATTGAAAGTCCTCCCGGTTAAAATCTTTGAATTACAGGGTCAGTTTCCGCATTTTGTTGGCATCGTCAGCGAACTCTTTCCGCTCCTTGGTCGGCATGGGGATCATGCCCTTATCGGCAAGATAGCCTTCCTCACCCCAGGCTTTTTCGCTGGTGAATTCTGCGAGGAATTCCGTGATTCCCGGGATCACCCCGGCGTGGGCCTTTTTGACGTAGAAGAACAGGGGGCGGGAGACCGGATAATCACCGGCGGCTATTGCTTCAAAAGTTGGGGCAACGTTGTCGACCGAAGAGCCCTGGATCTTGTCGTTGTTCTGCTCCAGGAAGCTGAAGCCGAAGATGCCGACGGCTGCCGGATTGACATCGAGTTTCTGGACGATCAGGTTGTCATTTTCGCCGGCCTCGACAAAGGCGCCGTCCTCACGGATGGTGTGCGCTACTTTTTTGTAGCCGTTTTTGTCGCTCTTCTTCATCGCCTTGATCCAGGCAAACGTCTGGGCGCCACCTTCCATCGCAAGTTCAACAAAGGCGTCCCTGGTGCCTGAGGTTGGGGGTGGGCCAAGGACCTCGATTTTGGTTGCGGGAAGATCCGGGTTGACTTCATTCCATTTTGTATAAGGATTGGGGACCAGTTTTTCACCACCTTTCGGGTCCGGAACATCTTTGGCGAGAGCAAGGAAGATATCTTTTCTGCTCAGTTTGAGTTGCGGCGCGGACTTGGAGTTTGCCAGGACAATTCCGTCGTAACCGATCTTGACTTCAACAATCTCCTTGACCCCATTCTTTTCGCAATTCTCCACTTCGGACTTCTTGACCCGCCGGGAAGCGTTGGTGATGTCCGGGTGCTGCACTCCCACTCCGGCACAGAAAAGCTTGAAGCCGCCGCCCGAACCGGTTGATTCGATTTTCGGGGTTTTGAAATTGGTGGTTTTCCCGAACTGTTCCGCTACGACGGTGGCGAACGGGTAGACCGTCGAAGAGCCGACGATGCTGATGTAGTCCCGGGCCATTGCCTGCCCGGTTAGAAGTGATGCTGCAAAAATCGCTGCAAGGGTGATGAAAATCTTATGCTGTAACATGTTTCGTGCTCCTTTAATTTTTGTGGTGACTGGGTTTGCGTAAGTCGCATTGCAAGAATCATGTGTTCAATGTACAGCCCCAATTTTAGGAAATGATTAGGAGTGAATTATATTCAGATTATTTTCTCACCAGCGGCGTTCAAAGCGGTTGCGCAGAATGACTGCTATAAAGTTCATGGCAATCAGAAAGGCGAGCAGGACCATGATTGCCGCCGAGGTCTTCTCGACAAAGGCCCGTTCCGGGCTGTCGGCCCAGAGATAGATCTGGACCGGGAGAGCGGTGGACGGGTCGGTGAATCCGCCGGGGATGTCGACGATGAAGGCGACCATGCCGATCATCAACAGCGGCGCCGTTTCACCAAGGGCTCGGGCCATCCCGATAATCGTGCCGGTCAGCATCCCCGGCATCGCCAGAGGCAGGACATGGTGGGCAACGGTCTGCATTTTCGAAGCGCCTACTCCGAGGGCTGCTTCCCTGATTGATGGCGGCACCGACTGCAGGGCCGCCCGACTGGCAATAATGATGATCGGCAGGGTCATCAGGGTCAGGACCAGCCCGCCGACCAAGGGCGAAGAGCGGGGGACATGGAAGAAGTTGATGAAAACCGCGAGTCCCAGCAGACCGAACACTATTGAGGGAACGGCGGCCAGATTGTTGATGTTGACCTCGACCATATCGATCCATCGGTTGCGGGGAGCGAATTCCTGGAGATAGACCGCTGCTGCCCCGCCGATCGGGAAAGAGAGAAAGAGGGTAATTAATAAGGTCAGCATGGAGCCGGTGAAGGCGCCCCGGATACCGGCCAGTTCCGGCTCCCGGGAATCCCCGGCTGAAAAGAAGGTGGTGTTGAACCTCATTTCAATCCGGCCATTCCCTTCCAAGGTATCAAGCCAGGAAAGCTGCTTGTCGTTCAGCCGGCGGTTCCCCTCGGGGACGTCCCGGGAGATATACCCTTTGTAAAACATGTCGACATCGTCGTCGGCGGGGACCCATATTGTTACAGTCGTGCCGATCAGGGACTGGTTGCCTTTCACGAGGTCCTGCAGCTGAAACGCGGCCCCGCTGCTGACCAGGGAGTAAAGGGCTTTTTTGTCGCTTCGGGAGGACACTTGCGGGAATTTCTCGCGCAGGGCATTTTTGATCAGGCCCGGGTAGTTTGCCTGGTCGAGATTGTTGAAGTCGAAGTCCGCCTTCGGCAGATCGACCGACAGCTGGATGTAGGTCTGCCGGAAGGCGCTGTACCCGCTGGAGATGATGCTCGTGAAGAGCAGGGCGAGGAACAGCAGACTTAAGAAGATGGCAAAAACACCATAGAAACGGAATCGTTTTTCGGACCGGTATCTTTTCCCGAGACCCCGCTTGACGATATCGATAGTTTTTTCGGTTGGGCTATTCATATTGCTCCCGGTATTTACGCACCACGAACAGGGCGATAATATTTAAAACCAGGGTTACTATGAAAAGAATGAGCCCCAGAGCGAATGCGGCCAGGGTTTTCGGGCTGTCGAATTCCTGGTCGCCGACGAGGAGGGTGACGATCTGGACGGTGACCGTGGTGACCGCCTGGAAGGGGTTGGCGGTCAGATTCGCGGCAAGTCCGGCCGACATGACCACGATCATTGTTTCGCCAATGGCGCGGGAGACGGCGAGCAGCACCCCGCCGACGATGCCGGGGAGGGCGGCGGGGATCACCACCTGTTTGATGGTCTCGCTCCGGGTGGCCCCTAAAGCGTAAGAGCCGTCCCGCATGGCCTGGGGCACGGCATTGATCACGTCATCCGAAAGGGAGGAGACGAAGGGAATGATCATGATTCCCATCACCAGTCCTGCCGCCAGGGCACTTTCCGAAGAAACGTCGAACCCGAATCCGGAGAGGCTTCCCCTGATGAATGGGGCCACGGTAAGGGCGGCAAAGAAGCCGTAAACGACGGTGGGGATACCGGCCAGGATCTCCAGCAATGGTTTGGCAACCGCCCGGAATTTTCGGTTGGCATATTCCGAAAGATAGATGGCCGACATCAGTCCGAGCGGGACTGCCACGAGCATCGCAATCAGGGAGATCATCAGGGTGCCGGCAAAGATCGGAATGGCGCCGAAGGCCCCGGAAGAGCCGACCTGGTCGGCGCGGATGGCCATCTGGGGGCTCCATTCAAGACCAAAAAGAAATTCGTAAAAAGGCACAATTTTAAAAAAACGGATGGATTCGAAGAGAACCGAGAGAATGATGCCGATGGTGATGAAAATGGCGAATGTGGAACAGGCGATCAGGGCTCCCTTAATAATCTTTTCCACCTGATTACGGGCTTGCAAAGTCGG
Above is a window of Pseudomonadota bacterium DNA encoding:
- the pstA gene encoding phosphate ABC transporter permease PstA translates to MNSPTEKTIDIVKRGLGKRYRSEKRFRFYGVFAIFLSLLFLALLFTSIISSGYSAFRQTYIQLSVDLPKADFDFNNLDQANYPGLIKNALREKFPQVSSRSDKKALYSLVSSGAAFQLQDLVKGNQSLIGTTVTIWVPADDDVDMFYKGYISRDVPEGNRRLNDKQLSWLDTLEGNGRIEMRFNTTFFSAGDSREPELAGIRGAFTGSMLTLLITLFLSFPIGGAAAVYLQEFAPRNRWIDMVEVNINNLAAVPSIVFGLLGLAVFINFFHVPRSSPLVGGLVLTLMTLPIIIIASRAALQSVPPSIREAALGVGASKMQTVAHHVLPLAMPGMLTGTIIGMARALGETAPLLMIGMVAFIVDIPGGFTDPSTALPVQIYLWADSPERAFVEKTSAAIMVLLAFLIAMNFIAVILRNRFERRW
- the pstC gene encoding phosphate ABC transporter permease subunit PstC encodes the protein MTYTLIILILLALSTIAYRAGSTRALAVAKTAGVARLHSRPAYYGFLVSLWCGVPAFLLLLTWMICEPVVVDDLIVAGLPEKIQSLPENRLNLVVNDIKNLVDSKMVSGEVNEEISKAADHYRKLKATSRELAAVLVLLIATSAIYLVWRLISPTLQARNQVEKIIKGALIACSTFAIFITIGIILSVLFESIRFFKIVPFYEFLFGLEWSPQMAIRADQVGSSGAFGAIPIFAGTLMISLIAMLVAVPLGLMSAIYLSEYANRKFRAVAKPLLEILAGIPTVVYGFFAALTVAPFIRGSLSGFGFDVSSESALAAGLVMGIMIIPFVSSLSDDVINAVPQAMRDGSYALGATRSETIKQVVIPAALPGIVGGVLLAVSRAIGETMIVVMSAGLAANLTANPFQAVTTVTVQIVTLLVGDQEFDSPKTLAAFALGLILFIVTLVLNIIALFVVRKYREQYE